One Owenweeksia hongkongensis DSM 17368 genomic region harbors:
- a CDS encoding arylsulfatase, with the protein MKKTVLSLAGAFLMLSATAQKKPNILVLWGDDIGQSNISAYTMGMVGYRTPNIDKIAKEGMIFTDYYAEQSCTAGRSSFILGQSVFRTGLSKVGMPGAKEGISEKDPTIAELLKPAGYATGQFGKNHLGDRDEHLPTNHGFDEFFGNLYHLNAEEEPELPDYPNPEEYPDFRKNYGPRGVIHSTADGKVEDTGPLTKKRMETIDDESSKAAMDWIRKQHEAGKPWFCWWNGTRMHFRTHVKEEHRGLSGQNEYGDGMVEHDMHIGMFLDLLDELGIAENTIVMYSTDNGPHKNTWPDAGVNPFRGEKNTNWEGGWRVPAMVRWPNKIEAGSVSNEVMSGMDWMPTFLAAAGQKDVPEKLLKGYNANGKSFKVHLDGYNFLPYLTGNEEKGPRKEIFYFSDDGDLTAMRYDDWKLIFMEQRSPGTLAVWANPFTPLRAPLIFNLRRDPYEFATVTSNTYYDWWLDHAFLLVPAQDIVADFLGTFKEYPPRMKAASFSLDKVLDQLSTPTNN; encoded by the coding sequence ATGAAAAAAACGGTATTGTCGCTAGCTGGCGCATTTTTAATGCTTTCAGCCACAGCACAAAAAAAGCCAAATATCCTTGTCCTTTGGGGTGATGATATAGGTCAATCAAACATTAGTGCCTATACCATGGGAATGGTGGGTTACAGAACTCCTAATATTGATAAAATAGCTAAAGAGGGGATGATCTTTACTGATTACTACGCAGAGCAAAGTTGTACTGCGGGTCGTTCTTCTTTTATCCTTGGTCAAAGTGTATTTCGTACAGGGTTGAGCAAAGTGGGTATGCCTGGAGCCAAAGAAGGTATTTCTGAAAAAGATCCAACTATAGCAGAACTGTTAAAGCCTGCGGGTTATGCAACGGGTCAGTTTGGTAAAAACCACCTGGGTGATCGTGATGAGCATTTGCCAACAAACCACGGTTTCGATGAATTTTTTGGAAACCTGTATCACTTAAATGCTGAAGAAGAGCCAGAATTGCCTGATTACCCGAATCCAGAAGAGTATCCTGATTTTAGAAAAAATTATGGTCCTCGAGGTGTAATTCATTCAACGGCTGATGGGAAAGTGGAAGATACGGGACCCTTAACCAAAAAGCGTATGGAAACTATTGATGATGAGTCATCAAAGGCTGCCATGGATTGGATTAGAAAACAGCATGAAGCAGGCAAGCCTTGGTTTTGTTGGTGGAATGGAACACGCATGCACTTTAGAACTCACGTAAAAGAAGAGCATCGTGGACTTTCTGGCCAAAATGAATATGGTGATGGAATGGTAGAGCACGATATGCACATCGGTATGTTCCTGGATTTATTAGATGAATTAGGAATAGCTGAAAATACCATTGTAATGTATTCTACCGATAATGGTCCACATAAAAACACATGGCCGGATGCTGGTGTAAACCCATTTAGAGGTGAGAAAAACACCAACTGGGAAGGTGGTTGGAGAGTGCCAGCTATGGTGCGTTGGCCAAATAAAATTGAAGCCGGTTCTGTTTCCAACGAAGTGATGAGTGGAATGGATTGGATGCCTACATTCCTTGCGGCAGCTGGACAAAAAGACGTTCCAGAAAAACTATTGAAAGGTTACAATGCTAATGGAAAGAGTTTTAAAGTTCATTTGGATGGCTATAATTTCTTGCCTTATTTGACAGGAAATGAAGAAAAAGGGCCGCGTAAAGAAATTTTCTATTTCTCTGATGATGGTGATTTAACTGCAATGCGTTATGATGATTGGAAGTTGATTTTTATGGAGCAACGCAGTCCTGGTACTCTTGCTGTATGGGCAAATCCATTTACTCCTTTAAGAGCTCCTTTGATTTTTAACTTGAGAAGAGATCCTTATGAATTTGCTACTGTTACATCTAACACATATTATGACTGGTGGTTAGATCACGCATTTTTATTGGTTCCTGCACAGGATATTGTTGCGGATTTCTTAGGAACTTTCAAAGAATATCCACCACGTATGAAAGCGGCTAGTTTTAGTTTGGATAAAGTTTTAGATCAACTTTCAACCCCGACTAATAATTAA